Within Myxococcales bacterium, the genomic segment CAATCAGAATCAACCTCCTTGGGCACCCGAGACGAGCAAGAACATGTGCAAAGCACCGTGGCTGCTCAAGATTTTGCGGCCCATACGTGTAGCGTAGCCGTGCTTGCAAATCGCCACCGGGGCCACAAGGGCGCCATACGTCGCGCGTATCTAAATAAGATCCGCAGCGCCAAGACGTTCATCTATATTTCTAATTCGTATTTCATTCCGGATCGTCATATCTGTCGCGCGCTTGCCCAGGCTGTCAGGCGCGGCGTAGATGTGCGCGTGCTTGTGCCGGCGGTCTCAGACGTTCCTGCGGTGTATTATGCGTCACGGCGGATGTTTGGTTGGTTGTTGAACCACGGCATACAGATTTATCTATGGGCGGGCGGGGTCCTGCACGCCAAGACAGCCGTCATTGATGCCCACTGGAGCACGATAGGCACTCACAACCTAGACCATCGTTCCTGGTATCATAACCTGGAAGTCAATGTGGCCGTAGAAGACGAGAACGTCGGCCGCGCTATGATGGCCTGTTTTCACCGCGATCTTGAAAACTCGGAATCAATATTGCTTGAGAATTGGCGCTTTCGACCGCTGCTGGTGAGGCTCGTAGAGCGGTTTTTCTATGCGTTTCGTTGGTTGCTCTAACTTTGGCCTCATGCTATACGGCGCGCACGCTGGGCACGCCTAGCGTCGGGACTGGGACACCAGTGTCGAAAACACACACACTTCTCGGGACATACGATCGGGTCGGTTGCCCTCGGCTATATGGGGTGCCCGGTGGTAGGGAAGTGGAGGTTTCCGGAGTGCATCGTCACGACGGAAAAAACCAAGGAGCAAGCATGGAAAACGTAGAAGGGACGACAGAACAGGCAGCGACCGCGTCGTTGGCGCTGCCAGATCTGATTGAGGCGGGCGTGCACTTTGGACACCAGACTTCGCGCTGGAACCCCAAAATGCGCAACTATATATATGGTTCGCGCAACGGCATTCATATTATTGATCTCGATCAGACCGTGGTGCGCTTTGAGCGTGCATACCAGTTTGTGGTAGATGCGGTTGCGCGCGGCGGCCATATTCTTTTTGTGGGCACGAAGCGACAGGCGGTCGATACCGTAGTCGAAGAGGCCACTCGGGCGCAGCAATACTATGTCATTGGCCGATGGCTCGGTGGCACCCTGACGAATTTCCAAACGATGAAGCGCAGTATTGAGCGGCTGTGCGATCTTGAGCGGAATCTTGAAGATGGCAGCTTGGTTTCTCTCCCGAAGAAAGAAATCTTGCAGTTTCAGAGGGAACGCGAGCGCCTGGAGAAGTACCTTGGCGGAATCAAGCAGATGAACGTGTTGCCTGCCGCCCTTTTCATCATTGACCCAAGTCATGAACGTATCGCGGTGAATGAGGGACGAAAGCTTGGGATTCCCATTGTGGGTGTGGTGGATACCAACTGCGATCCAGATATCATTGACTATGTTATCCCAGGGAATGACGACGCAATTCGAGCCATCAAACTCATTACATCCCGCATCGCAGATGCTTGTCTTGAAGGTCTGCAGCGTCGCCGACACGTATTGCAGAATCCTGACGCGCAGGTGTTCGGATCAGGCGCTTCCGACAGCAGTGTGCAGGTGGAATTTTCGCGAGGGCGACGGTTTTCAGCTCCCGCGCCCGAAGGCGCTTCAAGCGAGTTGCCGCCTCGTCAGCAACCATCAGTCACAGAGTCTGACAAGGCTCCGGATAGCCAAGGATAGGGACAAACAATGACACAGGTGACAGCAACAATGGTGAAAGAGCTTCGGGAGCGCACCGGGGCCGGGATGATGGACTGTAAAAACGCATTGGTAGAGGCGGGCGGCGACGACAGCAAAGCCGCGGAAATCATTCAAAAAAAGGGGCTTGCTAAAGCCGCCAAGCGGGCCGGCGCCATCGCCGCAGAGGGCGTAGTCCATGCCTATATCCATCCGGGCAACCGCGTGGGTGTTTTGCTCGAAGTGAACTGCCAGACCGACTTCGTTTCCCGGGGCGAAGAGTTCCGAGCATTTGTGGACGACACAGCACTGCAGATTGCTTCCATGTCGCCCGAGTACGTCAATCGCGCCGCTGTCCCAGCGGAAG encodes:
- the cls gene encoding cardiolipin synthase → MPLRLLNKIRKPERHTFESLVAGNHVVLMHDGDLALAAIASAIETAEHEILLEMYWFASDRIGKKIADLLEKKARAGVDIKILYDAVGSWETDPRMFEQLRDAGCQVKEYHPVYAWRRRFKLSLINYRDHRKILVVDNGIGITGGMNICDLWTKGEDGSAGWRDDAIQIKGPAVTQLRDVFFETWSGQSESTSLGTRDEQEHVQSTVAAQDFAAHTCSVAVLANRHRGHKGAIRRAYLNKIRSAKTFIYISNSYFIPDRHICRALAQAVRRGVDVRVLVPAVSDVPAVYYASRRMFGWLLNHGIQIYLWAGGVLHAKTAVIDAHWSTIGTHNLDHRSWYHNLEVNVAVEDENVGRAMMACFHRDLENSESILLENWRFRPLLVRLVERFFYAFRWLL
- the rpsB gene encoding 30S ribosomal protein S2, encoding MENVEGTTEQAATASLALPDLIEAGVHFGHQTSRWNPKMRNYIYGSRNGIHIIDLDQTVVRFERAYQFVVDAVARGGHILFVGTKRQAVDTVVEEATRAQQYYVIGRWLGGTLTNFQTMKRSIERLCDLERNLEDGSLVSLPKKEILQFQRERERLEKYLGGIKQMNVLPAALFIIDPSHERIAVNEGRKLGIPIVGVVDTNCDPDIIDYVIPGNDDAIRAIKLITSRIADACLEGLQRRRHVLQNPDAQVFGSGASDSSVQVEFSRGRRFSAPAPEGASSELPPRQQPSVTESDKAPDSQG
- the tsf gene encoding translation elongation factor Ts translates to MTQVTATMVKELRERTGAGMMDCKNALVEAGGDDSKAAEIIQKKGLAKAAKRAGAIAAEGVVHAYIHPGNRVGVLLEVNCQTDFVSRGEEFRAFVDDTALQIASMSPEYVNRAAVPAEAVSHQKQIFLGQIKEEDSKSGKERPDAALEKIVEGKLNKWLAESCLMEQPAIRDESGKTIQELADALSAKTGEKIAVRRFVRYELGEGIAKKENDLAAEVAETLRAS